The nucleotide window GAACACGCGGGATGGCGGTCGACAGCAGTCGATCGAAGAACTCCCACATACGGTCGCCACGAAGGGTGACCTTCGCGCCGATCGGCATACCCTCACGAATCTTGAAGCCGGCGATCGACTTCTTGGCCCGCGTGATCGTCGGCGCCTGGCCGGTGATGATACGCAGGTCCTCGACCGCTGCATCGAGCTGCTTGGCGTCCTGTACCGCAGCGCCAACGCCCATGTTCACAACGATCTTCTCGAGGCGCGGGACCTCGTTGACGTTCGTCAGCTCGAGCGTCTCCTTGAGTGCGGGAGCCACTTGGCTGATGTACTTCTCCTTC belongs to Coriobacteriia bacterium and includes:
- the rplE gene encoding 50S ribosomal protein L5, translated to MAPRLKEKYISQVAPALKETLELTNVNEVPRLEKIVVNMGVGAAVQDAKQLDAAVEDLRIITGQAPTITRAKKSIAGFKIREGMPIGAKVTLRGDRMWEFFDRLLSTAIPRVRDFRGLNPKSFDGRGNYSMGVTEQLIFAEIDYDKVDRTRGMDITFVTTSKTDEGAKALLEGFGFPFKR